The following are from one region of the Segatella oris genome:
- a CDS encoding RagB/SusD family nutrient uptake outer membrane protein: MKNMEKMNKIWSLFAGLMLTMSIVSCEDLAFGERFLQKPPSTDVTIDTIFGKAEYARRVLWRSYQYLPYGMETNGFWTQMCMSTIEGLTDLNYDNIGYSALSNTYYPGLYNASIEDNTRINAHRTKMQFSQSGIWTGVRHAWLLYENVDKVPDMDEQEKSRLKAEAKMMVAVFYAHMLRHYGSLPIIDHAISADDASFPARATLQQTVDFIVKLLNDAIACEDFPWSVPENEMENWDGRMTKAGAMALKTRVLLFVASPLFNSDAPFAKGEASDKKMTWWGNYDKQRWKQAVDACKEFFDALNKNGFFKLVQAGDHGITTEREAYTSAYFDRGNTETLISCRRTFLCTKNNGQFDKALRWGAYCPTKEFFDMFEMKDGRPFDWKNPKMAKNPFKDRDPRLYENFILDGDKYNGRTAAMTDVNPKDKANYPKGKDWEQGRMHKLSLATGLACRKWGLDRNTEAYNRPVQWPTMRLAEVYLNYAEALNEYYDGPTPEAYQAINTVRARVGMPALSGMSKEDFRKAVLHERAVEFAYEEVRFFDLIRWKMYDVFETPLHGLHVYKHKKTKEYLIKPFALTKYYRAWWKTGWEPRMCLSAFPSKEVNKGYGLVQNPGWE; the protein is encoded by the coding sequence ATGAAGAATATGGAAAAAATGAATAAGATATGGAGCCTCTTTGCTGGTCTGATGCTGACAATGAGCATTGTATCGTGTGAGGATCTGGCATTCGGTGAACGGTTTTTGCAGAAGCCCCCCAGTACAGATGTCACCATAGATACTATCTTTGGGAAGGCAGAATATGCCAGACGAGTGCTTTGGCGCAGCTATCAGTATCTGCCATATGGTATGGAAACCAATGGATTTTGGACGCAGATGTGCATGAGTACCATTGAAGGACTTACTGATTTGAATTATGATAATATCGGATATTCGGCACTTTCGAATACATATTACCCTGGATTGTACAATGCTTCGATAGAGGATAATACGCGAATCAATGCACATCGAACGAAAATGCAGTTCTCTCAATCGGGTATTTGGACAGGTGTGCGCCATGCTTGGCTGTTATATGAGAACGTAGATAAGGTTCCTGATATGGATGAACAGGAGAAGTCACGACTTAAAGCAGAAGCAAAGATGATGGTAGCTGTGTTCTATGCTCACATGCTTCGGCATTACGGATCTCTTCCAATCATTGATCATGCTATCTCTGCTGACGATGCAAGCTTTCCCGCTCGGGCCACTTTGCAGCAAACAGTGGATTTTATTGTGAAGCTGTTGAACGATGCTATTGCCTGCGAAGACTTCCCTTGGAGTGTTCCTGAAAATGAAATGGAGAACTGGGATGGCCGAATGACGAAGGCTGGTGCTATGGCATTGAAGACTCGTGTCTTGCTTTTCGTTGCCAGTCCACTGTTCAATTCCGATGCGCCTTTTGCCAAAGGAGAGGCTTCTGATAAGAAGATGACATGGTGGGGGAACTATGATAAGCAGCGTTGGAAACAAGCTGTTGATGCCTGCAAAGAGTTCTTTGATGCGCTGAATAAAAATGGTTTCTTCAAGTTGGTGCAGGCCGGTGACCATGGTATTACTACCGAGCGCGAAGCCTATACCAGTGCTTATTTCGACCGAGGAAATACAGAAACGCTGATATCATGCCGTAGAACATTCCTTTGTACGAAGAATAATGGGCAGTTTGACAAGGCACTTCGATGGGGAGCTTATTGCCCGACGAAAGAGTTTTTCGATATGTTTGAGATGAAAGATGGCCGTCCTTTCGATTGGAAGAACCCCAAAATGGCAAAGAACCCGTTTAAAGATCGTGATCCACGACTATATGAAAACTTCATTTTGGACGGTGATAAGTATAATGGGCGAACTGCAGCGATGACAGATGTCAATCCTAAAGACAAGGCCAACTACCCCAAAGGAAAGGATTGGGAGCAAGGAAGAATGCACAAACTGAGCCTTGCAACAGGTTTGGCATGCCGCAAGTGGGGACTCGATAGAAATACAGAAGCCTACAACCGACCTGTACAATGGCCGACGATGCGACTTGCTGAAGTCTATTTGAACTATGCAGAAGCCTTGAATGAATACTATGATGGTCCCACACCAGAAGCTTATCAAGCTATCAATACCGTTCGTGCGCGTGTCGGTATGCCTGCACTAAGTGGTATGAGTAAGGAGGATTTCCGCAAAGCAGTGCTGCATGAACGTGCGGTTGAATTTGCATATGAGGAGGTGAGATTCTTTGATTTGATACGTTGGAAGATGTATGATGTCTTTGAAACACCGCTCCATGGTCTCCATGTCTATAAGCACAAGAAAACCAAGGAATATCTCATAAAGCCTTTTGCATTGACAAAATATTACCGTGCTTGGTGGAAAACAGGCTGGGAACCACGTATGTGTTTGAGTGCATTCCCCTCAAAGGAGGTTAACAAAGGCTATGGATTAGTGCAGAACCCAGGTTGGGAGTAA
- a CDS encoding SusC/RagA family TonB-linked outer membrane protein, which yields MEKQIIRCSMFMLLLSFVPTIPMYALKTEKTEQSDRTIDLYGTVFDDMGAIIGASVKVVGSKTATVTDVNGAFHLRVPLGAKLEISSVGYKSKTVVCKGEGRLKVKLEEQTVALDDVQIIAYGSTRKVTVTGALSSVNSDELTKSPVASMSNSLIGKVSGLSGIQSSGQPGADGAQLFIRGVGSLSTSLSQPLILVDGVERPFSQIDPNEVEDVTVLKDASATAVFGVRGANGVILVTTKRGTKDRPRISFTTSVGFQVPSRVPDFANSYEWATQYNKAQAHDGVAEDMLTFKPDDLEKFRTHSSPLTHPDVDWTGEMIRKAAVQSRHNIHISGGTNRVRYFASLGVLTQEGLFKVYKNRNDKGFKYNRYNYRINLDVDLTRTTTAQINLGGYLNSRREPNYNNGSTKSSDFIFRDLYSAVPFSGAGLVDGKRIRMSSNRFAIGELQDGLNIYYGKGYNTTANNTLNFDFTLKQKLNFLTKGLSFHVKAAYNSGVSIYKRREGREPLYEAINAPDGSVALKLVETYRKLDFSESDGLSKNWYLEGAFNYKRNFGQHHVSALAMYNQTMKYYPSSSYADIPRSYVGLVGRATYDYMTRYLLDLSVGYNGSENFAKGRRFGVFPAGSVGWIVSEEKFFKPLRSVVDYLKFRVSYGKVGNDITRDNSRFLYLPDTYNISSGSYSFGTTTNTKILGASEGKIGNPNVTWETAFKQNYGIDMKLFKNNLSINFDYFIEHRRDILISRGVIPGYLAVQLPTMNMGKVNNHGFEVSMRWQDKIRSARYYIGGNISYAKNKVVFMDEIKYPYEWMQRTGKPVGQNFGYVFDGYFTEAEVAEYEHTKGTEGGIPDQGSGYVPLPGDVKYKDLNGDHKIDEKDIRDIGSPAYPLLTYAVNMGVSWKGFDLSITLAGASKTSRFLSGPYRIPFGEMNNWSLMRYMINDAWTPEKGNAAAAPAISLRNKSHNYLDSDLWLRNASYIRLKNIEVGYSFAKNVTRALHLNSLRLAVSGYNLLTFDHLKVCDPEANPNGRAYPLIKVIEVGLKVGF from the coding sequence ATGGAAAAACAAATCATTCGATGCAGTATGTTCATGCTGCTTTTAAGTTTTGTGCCCACTATTCCTATGTATGCTTTGAAAACAGAAAAAACAGAACAATCCGACAGGACGATTGATCTGTATGGCACTGTTTTTGACGATATGGGAGCTATTATCGGGGCATCGGTAAAGGTGGTTGGGAGCAAGACCGCTACCGTGACGGATGTGAATGGAGCGTTTCATCTGCGTGTACCTTTAGGCGCAAAGCTTGAAATCTCCAGTGTAGGTTATAAGTCGAAGACCGTAGTTTGCAAAGGTGAAGGACGGTTGAAAGTGAAGTTGGAAGAACAGACCGTAGCGTTAGATGATGTGCAGATTATTGCCTATGGCTCCACACGAAAGGTCACGGTGACAGGTGCTTTGTCTTCAGTCAATAGTGATGAACTGACGAAATCGCCTGTTGCGAGCATGAGCAACTCGCTGATTGGAAAGGTTTCCGGCTTGTCGGGTATTCAGTCGAGCGGTCAGCCGGGAGCTGATGGTGCGCAGTTGTTCATCCGTGGTGTCGGTTCGTTGAGCACTTCTTTGTCGCAACCGCTTATCCTTGTTGACGGAGTAGAGCGTCCTTTCTCACAGATTGATCCGAATGAAGTGGAGGATGTGACGGTGCTGAAAGATGCTTCTGCCACGGCAGTATTCGGTGTTCGAGGTGCTAATGGCGTTATCCTTGTCACAACAAAGCGTGGCACAAAAGATAGGCCCCGCATCAGTTTTACAACGTCAGTTGGCTTTCAAGTGCCCTCACGTGTGCCTGATTTTGCCAACAGTTATGAGTGGGCTACGCAGTATAATAAGGCGCAAGCACATGACGGAGTGGCTGAAGATATGCTCACCTTCAAGCCCGATGACTTGGAGAAATTCCGCACACACAGCAGTCCTTTGACTCATCCTGATGTGGATTGGACGGGAGAGATGATCAGAAAAGCCGCTGTTCAGTCACGTCATAACATTCATATTTCGGGTGGAACAAACCGTGTCAGATACTTTGCTTCATTGGGTGTGCTGACCCAGGAAGGCCTGTTCAAGGTCTATAAAAATCGAAATGACAAAGGATTTAAGTATAATCGTTATAATTATCGCATCAACTTGGATGTTGACTTGACGCGTACTACGACGGCACAGATTAATTTAGGCGGCTATTTGAACAGTCGTCGCGAGCCAAACTACAATAACGGATCGACCAAGTCGAGTGATTTCATCTTCCGTGACCTTTATTCTGCAGTGCCTTTCAGTGGTGCCGGGCTGGTTGATGGAAAGCGGATACGCATGAGTTCGAACCGATTTGCAATCGGAGAACTACAGGATGGTCTGAATATCTATTATGGAAAGGGATACAATACGACGGCCAATAACACGCTTAACTTTGACTTTACGCTGAAACAGAAGCTTAATTTCCTTACAAAAGGGCTTTCCTTCCACGTGAAGGCAGCTTATAACAGCGGTGTAAGTATCTATAAGCGTCGTGAAGGACGTGAGCCTTTGTATGAAGCAATCAATGCTCCTGACGGCTCTGTAGCCTTGAAATTAGTTGAAACTTATCGTAAACTTGACTTCTCGGAGTCGGATGGTTTGAGCAAGAACTGGTATCTTGAAGGTGCGTTCAATTACAAACGCAATTTCGGTCAGCATCATGTTTCGGCCTTGGCAATGTATAACCAAACCATGAAATACTATCCCTCAAGCAGTTATGCAGATATTCCGCGCAGCTATGTGGGCTTGGTCGGTCGTGCCACTTATGACTATATGACACGCTATCTTTTGGATCTTAGCGTGGGATACAATGGTTCTGAGAACTTCGCTAAGGGTCGCCGATTTGGAGTTTTCCCCGCAGGTTCTGTGGGTTGGATTGTTTCTGAGGAGAAATTTTTCAAGCCGTTGCGTTCTGTTGTGGACTATTTGAAGTTCAGAGTCTCTTATGGTAAGGTGGGAAATGACATCACTCGGGACAACTCCCGCTTCCTTTATCTGCCTGACACCTATAATATCAGCTCTGGAAGTTACAGCTTTGGAACGACAACGAACACAAAGATACTCGGTGCTTCAGAAGGAAAGATTGGCAATCCCAATGTGACTTGGGAGACCGCTTTCAAGCAGAATTACGGTATAGACATGAAGCTTTTCAAGAACAACTTATCCATTAACTTTGATTACTTCATTGAACATCGTCGGGATATTCTGATTTCTCGTGGTGTCATTCCTGGCTATCTCGCCGTGCAGCTGCCTACAATGAACATGGGAAAGGTGAATAATCATGGTTTTGAAGTAAGCATGCGTTGGCAGGATAAAATACGTAGTGCCCGATATTATATAGGTGGAAATATTTCCTATGCCAAGAATAAGGTTGTCTTTATGGACGAAATCAAGTATCCTTATGAGTGGATGCAGCGCACAGGAAAGCCTGTAGGTCAGAATTTCGGTTATGTTTTTGATGGCTATTTCACAGAAGCAGAGGTTGCTGAATATGAGCATACGAAAGGTACAGAGGGCGGTATTCCAGATCAAGGAAGCGGATATGTCCCACTACCTGGCGATGTGAAGTATAAAGATTTGAATGGAGATCACAAGATAGATGAAAAGGATATCCGCGATATTGGTTCTCCGGCATATCCTCTTTTGACGTATGCTGTGAACATGGGAGTGTCATGGAAGGGCTTTGATCTAAGCATAACGCTTGCCGGAGCATCGAAGACTTCGCGCTTCTTGAGTGGCCCTTACCGCATACCTTTCGGCGAAATGAACAACTGGAGCCTTATGCGCTACATGATTAATGATGCATGGACGCCCGAAAAGGGTAATGCTGCAGCAGCTCCCGCCATATCCCTTCGCAACAAGTCTCATAACTATTTGGACTCAGACTTGTGGCTGAGGAATGCTTCTTACATACGTTTGAAGAATATAGAAGTGGGATATTCATTTGCAAAGAACGTCACACGTGCGTTGCATTTGAATAGCTTGCGCCTCGCTGTATCGGGATATAATCTGCTGACTTTCGATCATTTGAAAGTCTGTGACCCTGAAGCTAATCCGAATGGAAGGGCATATCCTCTGATTAAAGTTATTGAAGTAGGATTGAAAGTAGGTTTTTAA